The following are from one region of the Sandaracinus amylolyticus genome:
- a CDS encoding sigma-70 family RNA polymerase sigma factor, which yields MSTSPDLDRFHALVAHLRPRLHRYCARMTGSVFDGEDVVQDTLAKAFYALATLDEPPPLEPWLFRIAHNTAMDFLRRYERKHVDLVAEVPDPTGPEERGVDPTLVEAALTVFAELPPAQRSAIVLKDVLGLTIEETAGAMGTTVPAVKSALQRARARVPRDADTPRPPEIDARLRLYARLFDARDWDALRALVTEESRLDLVSRTQRRGVRVAEYWSRYAEIAPRERLRAVAGSVDGAPAIAMFRDGGDRPAYFVRVEWDGDRIAQIRDYYHVPSIADGARFTLSDG from the coding sequence ATGAGCACCTCGCCCGATCTCGATCGCTTCCACGCGCTCGTCGCGCACCTGCGGCCGCGGCTGCACCGCTACTGCGCCCGCATGACCGGCTCGGTCTTCGACGGCGAGGACGTCGTGCAGGACACGCTCGCCAAGGCGTTCTACGCGCTCGCGACCCTCGACGAGCCGCCGCCGCTCGAGCCCTGGCTCTTCCGCATCGCGCACAACACCGCCATGGACTTCCTGCGACGCTACGAGCGCAAGCACGTCGACCTGGTCGCCGAGGTCCCCGACCCGACCGGCCCCGAGGAGCGAGGGGTCGATCCCACGCTCGTCGAGGCGGCGCTCACCGTGTTCGCCGAGCTGCCGCCCGCCCAGCGCAGCGCGATCGTGCTCAAGGACGTGCTCGGCCTGACGATCGAGGAGACGGCCGGCGCGATGGGCACCACGGTGCCCGCGGTGAAGTCGGCGCTGCAGCGCGCGCGAGCCCGCGTCCCTCGCGACGCCGACACGCCACGACCGCCCGAGATCGACGCGCGCCTGCGGCTCTACGCCCGGCTCTTCGACGCGCGCGACTGGGACGCGCTGCGTGCGCTCGTCACCGAGGAGTCCCGCCTCGACCTGGTCTCGCGCACCCAGCGCCGCGGTGTGCGGGTCGCCGAGTACTGGTCGCGGTACGCGGAGATCGCGCCCCGCGAGCGCCTGCGCGCGGTCGCGGGATCGGTCGACGGCGCCCCGGCGATCGCGATGTTCCGCGACGGCGGCGATCGCCCCGCGTACTTCGTGCGCGTCGAGTGGGACGGCGACCGGATCGCGCAGATCCGCGACTACTACCACGTGCCCAGCATCGCCGACGGCGCGCGCTTCACCCTGAGCGACGGCTGA
- a CDS encoding SDR family oxidoreductase, translating to MTDPRGKRAIVTGASSGIGRATALRLAAAGARVVGVGRDAARLAALRAEAPNIETVQGDAADGATVERLLREVRPELVVLAAGITPRMATLPEQTWESFAAAWETDTKSAFHFVRGALSLPLAPGSAMVIVSSGAALHGAHLAGGYAGAKRASWWLAGYAQEQADRRALGLRFRAVLPKQLVVGTEIAAVAAAGHGAWAGISAAEYMRRFEAPLDPDGVAAAVVDALRGAALPETIALGVTARGIEPIA from the coding sequence ATGACGGATCCGAGAGGCAAGCGGGCGATCGTCACCGGAGCGAGCTCCGGCATCGGCCGGGCCACCGCGCTGCGGCTGGCCGCGGCGGGGGCGCGGGTGGTCGGGGTGGGGCGGGACGCCGCGCGGCTCGCCGCGCTGCGCGCGGAGGCGCCGAACATCGAGACGGTGCAGGGCGACGCGGCGGACGGAGCGACGGTCGAGCGACTGCTGCGCGAGGTGCGGCCCGAGCTCGTGGTGCTCGCCGCCGGCATCACGCCGCGCATGGCGACGCTCCCGGAGCAGACCTGGGAGAGCTTCGCCGCGGCCTGGGAGACCGACACGAAGTCGGCGTTCCACTTCGTGCGCGGCGCGCTCTCGCTCCCGCTCGCGCCCGGGAGCGCGATGGTGATCGTCTCGAGCGGTGCCGCGCTGCACGGCGCGCACCTCGCGGGCGGCTACGCGGGGGCGAAGCGGGCGTCGTGGTGGCTCGCGGGCTACGCGCAGGAGCAGGCGGACCGGCGCGCGCTCGGCCTGCGCTTCCGCGCGGTGCTCCCGAAGCAGCTCGTGGTCGGGACCGAGATCGCCGCGGTCGCCGCGGCCGGCCACGGCGCGTGGGCGGGGATCAGCGCCGCCGAGTACATGCGGCGCTTCGAGGCGCCGCTCGATCCCGACGGTGTGGCCGCCGCCGTCGTCGACGCATTGCGCGGAGCGGCCCTGCCGGAGACCATCGCGCTCGGCGTCACGGCACGAGGGATCGAGCCGATCGCATGA
- a CDS encoding DUF1552 domain-containing protein, whose amino-acid sequence MRLSRRFVLRAAGVSLALPALESLAPSTAKAAPEDETFAIFFRQANGVAQAQRTELGDEPERFWPRNTGALTDASLSGRALEELGSVKQHLLVVGGLDMQGYDYGDGHARGALQCLTARGPTVLRAGGDSEAAGESIDHRIGRELNPGGRDSLFLYAGRAGGWLGGACISYRGPAQRRAALNNPLDAYRAITGSTSGGTDEAARLSALRQRGVDDLVRGQMSRILAHPRLSTTDRRRLELHRDSIRDVEITLSCRMTADQERALEGAAPGFDSTDGDETLESARLHMDIAALAVACGYTRSVAIQVGNGNDGSTRFRHSTTRVLMENYHYISHRRLSHDSSGGIIAGADALHGDIDRQFARTFLHLVNRLRAITQADGTPLLDRGVACWLNDLSNGPPHGRNNVPWVLAGSANGFLRQGQYVVIDDSDPNHNKLLNTIGSAVGLRNGAGYLDNFGDPALPRGVLDELVAT is encoded by the coding sequence GTGAGGCTGTCCCGACGCTTCGTCCTGCGCGCCGCGGGTGTGAGCCTCGCGCTCCCCGCCCTCGAGAGCCTCGCGCCGTCCACTGCGAAGGCCGCGCCCGAGGACGAGACCTTCGCGATCTTCTTCCGCCAGGCCAACGGCGTCGCGCAGGCGCAGCGCACCGAGCTCGGCGACGAGCCCGAGCGCTTCTGGCCGCGCAACACCGGCGCGCTCACCGACGCGTCGCTCTCGGGCCGCGCGCTCGAGGAGCTCGGCAGCGTGAAGCAGCACCTGCTCGTCGTCGGCGGGCTCGACATGCAGGGCTACGACTACGGCGACGGCCACGCGCGCGGCGCGCTGCAGTGCCTCACCGCCCGCGGTCCGACCGTGCTGCGCGCGGGCGGCGACAGCGAGGCCGCGGGCGAGTCGATCGATCACCGCATCGGCCGCGAGCTCAACCCCGGTGGGCGCGACTCGCTCTTCCTCTACGCGGGTCGCGCCGGTGGTTGGCTCGGCGGTGCGTGCATCTCGTATCGCGGCCCCGCGCAGCGCCGTGCGGCGCTGAACAACCCGCTCGACGCGTACCGCGCCATCACCGGCAGCACGAGCGGCGGCACCGACGAGGCCGCCCGCCTGTCGGCGCTGCGCCAGCGCGGCGTCGACGATCTCGTGCGCGGACAGATGTCGCGCATCCTCGCGCACCCGCGCCTCTCGACGACCGATCGCCGCCGCCTCGAGCTCCACCGCGACTCGATCCGCGACGTCGAGATCACGCTCTCGTGCCGCATGACCGCGGATCAAGAGCGCGCGCTCGAGGGCGCGGCCCCCGGCTTCGACAGCACCGACGGCGACGAGACGCTCGAGTCCGCGCGCCTCCACATGGACATCGCCGCGCTCGCGGTCGCGTGCGGCTACACGCGCTCGGTCGCGATCCAGGTCGGCAACGGCAACGACGGCTCCACGCGCTTCCGCCACTCCACGACGCGCGTGCTCATGGAGAACTACCACTACATCTCGCACCGACGGCTCTCGCACGACTCGTCGGGCGGGATCATCGCGGGCGCGGACGCGCTGCACGGCGACATCGATCGCCAGTTCGCGCGCACGTTCCTGCACCTCGTGAATCGCCTGCGCGCGATCACCCAGGCCGACGGAACGCCGCTGCTCGATCGCGGCGTCGCGTGTTGGCTCAACGATCTGAGCAACGGCCCGCCGCACGGTCGCAACAACGTGCCGTGGGTGCTCGCGGGGAGCGCGAACGGCTTCCTGCGCCAGGGCCAGTACGTCGTCATCGACGACAGCGACCCCAACCACAACAAGCTGCTGAACACGATCGGCAGCGCCGTCGGCCTGCGCAACGGCGCGGGTTATCTCGACAATTTCGGCGATCCCGCGCTCCCGCGCGGCGTGCTCGACGAGCTCGTCGCCACCTGA
- a CDS encoding DUF1592 domain-containing protein has translation MRWARFGAALALLMLGACEGFLLDGASGPTGTPPRTPPDPTDPTDPTDPTDPTDPTDPTDPTDPTDPTVPIDPALDAPAPQSRAPRLTHAEWRATVADLLRIEGALPTTVTLRDDPRVSGFLFDNQGAALEVDEVLLGAYRRAAADLAQHVTSDPARLARVASNEGANDDARAISFITDLVTRGFRRPIEDAEREAFLTLYQTGRTLYPDASSQHVAGLRLVIEGVLLSPEFLYRIERAVDPTEGTILLGDYELASRLSYFLVGTMPDDALFEAARTGALRTEEGIRAEATRLLESARAVNVVQRFHAQLFDAARFAQIRPSTERFPDAPSDFAARATRELDQFVEHVVFTRDGTYADLLTSSETFVDAELARLYGVSGTFGADPTLVSLDPAQRRGVLTLSGFLASHATSVDPDPIHRGVFVAERIACVPISAPPDDIPPLPAAMGRTNRETVEAHTETNSLCAGCHQTLINPFGFPFEGYDATGAWRTTDNDMPVRTDASPFIDHEQTPVADAIDLAESLAASGSAHVCYAQHWLEYAMGRPHVATDDNLVHRLAQGSRAGSLAVTDVMIEITASRAFRARSMEELP, from the coding sequence ATGAGATGGGCTCGCTTCGGCGCGGCGCTCGCGCTGCTGATGCTCGGCGCCTGCGAGGGGTTCCTCCTCGACGGCGCGTCGGGCCCGACGGGGACGCCGCCACGCACCCCGCCGGATCCCACCGACCCGACCGATCCGACGGATCCCACCGACCCGACGGATCCCACCGATCCGACCGATCCGACCGATCCCACCGATCCGACGGTCCCGATCGATCCTGCGCTCGACGCGCCCGCGCCCCAGTCCCGCGCACCGCGCCTCACCCACGCGGAGTGGCGCGCGACCGTCGCCGATCTGCTCCGCATCGAAGGCGCGCTGCCCACGACGGTCACGCTGCGCGACGACCCGCGCGTCAGTGGGTTCCTCTTCGACAACCAGGGCGCCGCGCTCGAGGTCGACGAGGTGCTCCTCGGTGCGTACCGTCGCGCCGCCGCCGACCTCGCGCAGCACGTCACCTCCGATCCCGCGCGCCTCGCGCGCGTCGCGAGCAACGAGGGCGCGAACGACGACGCACGCGCGATCTCGTTCATCACCGACCTCGTCACCCGCGGCTTCCGCCGCCCCATCGAGGACGCCGAGCGCGAGGCGTTCCTCACGCTCTACCAGACCGGCCGCACGCTCTATCCCGACGCGAGCTCGCAGCACGTCGCCGGGCTCCGTCTCGTGATCGAGGGCGTGCTGCTCTCGCCCGAATTCCTCTACCGCATCGAGCGCGCGGTCGACCCGACCGAGGGCACGATCCTGCTCGGCGACTACGAGCTCGCCTCGCGCCTCTCCTACTTCCTCGTCGGCACCATGCCCGACGACGCGCTGTTCGAGGCCGCGCGCACCGGCGCGCTGCGCACCGAAGAGGGCATCCGCGCCGAGGCGACCCGCCTGCTCGAGAGCGCCCGCGCCGTGAACGTCGTCCAGCGCTTCCACGCGCAGCTCTTCGACGCCGCGCGGTTCGCGCAGATCCGTCCCTCGACCGAGCGCTTCCCCGATGCGCCGTCCGACTTCGCGGCGCGCGCCACCCGCGAGCTCGATCAGTTCGTCGAGCACGTCGTCTTCACCCGCGATGGGACCTACGCGGATCTGCTCACCTCCAGCGAGACCTTCGTCGATGCCGAGCTCGCGCGCCTCTACGGCGTGAGCGGCACGTTCGGCGCCGATCCCACGCTGGTCTCGCTCGATCCCGCGCAGCGACGTGGCGTGCTCACGCTCTCGGGCTTCCTCGCCTCGCACGCGACGAGCGTCGATCCCGATCCGATCCACCGCGGTGTGTTCGTCGCCGAGCGCATCGCGTGCGTGCCGATCTCCGCACCGCCCGACGACATCCCGCCGCTGCCCGCCGCGATGGGCCGCACCAACCGCGAGACCGTCGAGGCGCACACCGAGACCAACTCGCTCTGCGCGGGCTGCCACCAGACGCTGATCAACCCGTTCGGCTTCCCGTTCGAGGGCTACGACGCGACCGGCGCGTGGCGCACCACCGACAACGACATGCCGGTGCGCACCGACGCGTCGCCGTTCATCGATCACGAGCAGACCCCGGTCGCCGACGCGATCGATCTCGCGGAGAGCCTCGCCGCGAGCGGCAGCGCGCACGTCTGCTACGCGCAGCACTGGCTCGAGTACGCGATGGGCCGTCCCCACGTCGCGACCGACGACAACCTGGTGCACCGCCTCGCGCAGGGCTCGCGCGCGGGCTCGCTCGCGGTGACCGACGTGATGATCGAGATCACCGCCTCGCGCGCCTTCCGCGCGCGCAGCATGGAGGAGCTCCCGTGA